Proteins encoded within one genomic window of Sulfurovum sp. XGS-02:
- a CDS encoding MBL fold metallo-hydrolase RNA specificity domain-containing protein — MATVTSHGAAKVVTGSCHLLAIEHGPRILIDCGMFQGPEEDRNYCAFGFEPSEIDYLLITHAHLDHVGRIPKLVKEGFNGVIYATEATRDIAEIILLDSAKIMKEDFETNYRKAQRKGKEDDVREPLYDEDDVEAAFDLTWEYPEYDNTMIIIQESLKVTYRNAGHILGAAFIEITYKEDSVEQTIVFSGDIGNDKNLVMENLAKCPYANYLYIESTYGDRNHKDLDASIVEFKRVIIDTLRDWGNVLIPSFAVERTQEILIILKEMYERKELPHCKIFLDSPMATRATEVYNNYSDLLSKKCQDYKKRDGTVFDFESLIYTPDVEGSRAINEVDTRAIIIAGSGMCTGGRIIHHFKNRLWNPKNAVIFVGYQAIGTLGRHIVDGARWVKIFNEDILIKASVHTINGFSAHADQEGIIKWISQMEDLYRIYLIHGEEDKQTILRSVIENALDKKAHIVENEEVIYLG; from the coding sequence ATGGCAACAGTAACTTCCCACGGAGCGGCGAAAGTAGTAACCGGCTCCTGTCATTTGCTTGCGATCGAGCACGGACCTCGTATCCTTATTGATTGCGGTATGTTTCAAGGACCTGAAGAGGATCGAAACTATTGTGCATTTGGTTTTGAGCCCTCCGAGATAGATTATCTTCTTATTACACATGCACACCTTGACCATGTCGGACGTATTCCTAAACTGGTCAAAGAAGGGTTTAACGGTGTGATCTATGCAACGGAAGCCACACGTGATATTGCAGAAATTATACTCCTTGACAGTGCCAAGATCATGAAAGAGGATTTTGAGACCAATTACAGGAAAGCACAGCGAAAGGGAAAAGAAGACGATGTGAGAGAACCTTTGTACGATGAAGATGATGTCGAAGCAGCATTTGATCTGACATGGGAATATCCTGAGTATGACAACACTATGATCATCATTCAAGAGTCTCTTAAAGTGACCTATCGCAATGCCGGGCATATACTCGGTGCCGCTTTTATAGAGATCACCTATAAGGAAGACAGTGTAGAACAGACCATTGTATTTTCCGGAGACATAGGCAATGATAAAAATCTGGTCATGGAAAATCTGGCAAAATGTCCCTATGCCAATTATCTCTATATAGAATCTACCTATGGTGACCGTAATCACAAAGACCTTGATGCAAGTATCGTAGAGTTCAAACGTGTGATCATCGATACCCTGCGTGATTGGGGTAATGTGCTGATACCTTCATTTGCCGTGGAACGTACACAAGAGATCCTGATCATCTTAAAAGAGATGTATGAGAGGAAAGAACTCCCCCATTGTAAGATATTTTTAGACAGTCCTATGGCCACACGTGCGACTGAAGTCTACAATAACTACAGTGATCTGCTCAGTAAGAAGTGTCAGGATTACAAAAAAAGAGACGGGACAGTGTTTGATTTTGAAAGTCTTATTTATACACCCGATGTTGAAGGCTCGAGAGCTATTAATGAGGTGGATACCCGTGCCATTATCATAGCAGGGAGTGGTATGTGTACGGGAGGAAGGATCATCCATCACTTTAAAAATCGTCTATGGAATCCTAAAAATGCCGTTATATTCGTGGGGTATCAGGCTATTGGAACGTTGGGACGTCATATCGTTGATGGTGCACGGTGGGTCAAGATATTTAATGAAGATATACTGATCAAAGCAAGTGTGCATACGATCAACGGATTTTCTGCACATGCGGACCAGGAAGGGATCATCAAATGGATATCACAGATGGAAGATCTTTACCGTATCTATCTGATACATGGAGAAGAGGACAAACAGACTATTTTACGAAGTGTGATTGAAAATGCGCTAGATAAAAAAGCACATATTGTAGAGAATGAAGAGGTGATCTATCTGGGATAA
- the mgtE gene encoding magnesium transporter produces the protein MHSTDTIGKITMNEEFLQKLNTLEQHIDHYNEGIDIGVHPFDIADLLIEIREVDEELYTASLNKLPRILLAEVLVELPKSLQEELYTHYGPKKLAKLTESLDTDDAAVLIQHIEEVDEEKADAILSNLSEEDRDTLEELISYEDHEAGSYMQTEVFEAHIDETIGASIHRLKKMKANREIDNVHHVFVVSNKRKFVGMIPLEDLILHGPKELYKDVIEEGKITISVEPHDEIKNVIETVANYDLSVIAVVNKRGILMGRITADDIYDIIEEGATEQIYHLAGVNDTAEQEESIWKIGRARGLWLGINLLTAIAASLVIGLFDATLQSLVALAILMPIVASMGGNAGTQTLTVTVRQMALGDIETDEAKKTIYKEVFISLMNGIVYAVTMGLIAYIWFQLPMLGIVIGLAMIVNLLSAGFFGAVIPLTLKKFGVDPAIGSTVLLTTVTDVVGFFSFLGLATIILL, from the coding sequence ATGCACTCCACTGACACCATCGGGAAAATAACAATGAATGAAGAATTTTTGCAAAAGTTAAATACGTTAGAACAACATATAGATCACTACAATGAGGGTATTGACATTGGGGTACACCCTTTTGATATCGCTGATCTGCTCATAGAGATCAGAGAAGTCGATGAAGAGCTCTATACTGCATCTTTAAATAAACTACCAAGAATACTTTTGGCAGAAGTACTTGTTGAGTTGCCAAAATCTTTACAAGAAGAGCTCTATACGCATTATGGTCCTAAAAAACTTGCAAAACTTACTGAATCACTCGATACGGATGATGCAGCAGTCTTGATACAGCATATTGAAGAAGTAGATGAAGAGAAAGCAGATGCTATCCTCTCCAATCTTTCTGAGGAAGATAGGGATACTCTTGAAGAACTGATCTCATATGAAGACCATGAAGCCGGTTCTTATATGCAGACAGAAGTTTTTGAAGCACATATAGATGAAACCATCGGTGCTTCAATACACCGTCTAAAAAAGATGAAAGCTAACAGAGAGATAGACAATGTCCATCATGTATTTGTTGTTTCAAACAAGAGAAAGTTCGTTGGTATGATACCCCTTGAAGATCTTATTCTTCATGGACCCAAAGAACTCTACAAGGATGTCATAGAAGAAGGAAAGATCACCATCTCGGTAGAGCCGCATGATGAGATAAAAAATGTGATCGAAACGGTTGCGAACTATGACCTCAGTGTGATCGCCGTGGTCAACAAAAGAGGCATACTCATGGGTCGTATCACTGCGGATGACATCTATGATATCATAGAGGAAGGTGCAACAGAGCAGATCTATCACCTTGCGGGTGTCAATGATACAGCCGAACAAGAGGAGAGTATTTGGAAGATCGGACGTGCAAGAGGACTCTGGCTGGGGATAAACCTTTTAACGGCGATTGCCGCATCTTTGGTCATCGGACTTTTCGACGCGACACTACAATCCCTGGTCGCACTTGCCATTCTAATGCCGATTGTTGCTTCTATGGGAGGTAATGCCGGGACACAAACACTGACGGTTACAGTCAGACAGATGGCACTGGGAGATATAGAGACGGATGAGGCAAAAAAAACCATTTATAAAGAGGTTTTCATCTCTTTGATGAATGGCATTGTGTATGCTGTAACCATGGGTTTGATCGCTTATATCTGGTTTCAATTGCCTATGCTCGGTATCGTCATAGGTCTAGCAATGATAGTGAATCTTCTATCTGCAGGATTCTTCGGTGCAGTGATTCCCTTGACACTCAAAAAATTCGGTGTAGACCCGGCCATAGGGTCCACTGTACTTTTAACAACGGTAACGGATGTAGTAGGCTTTTTCAGCTTTCTTGGACTTGCAACGATCATATTATTATAA
- a CDS encoding calcium:proton antiporter, protein MDTTDTRLEEFIEDYWDIIVGMIAIVAAIIFHQHGNGYLSTAFAALGIATLSLTVSEVAEILSQRLEEPYASFVLTFSAVIVEIILLYIILLQALYDPKVIETVKGGIISAVIVDMNVLLGLAVFIGGLKFTEQEHNKETSSTYTTILLVTALALLVPSLLNQTDHNPKVLKEVSMIIAVALMFFYIIIFIFQTRTHTHFFKATARSRMFRLRKRKEEGKEEEVESSVYIFERFNNSGNFITIFVLIAIISVGAEMFATDGIKMAKDFGISAGLAGLIIAIIAVAPEIATAVKAAKNDQIQRVVNIAMGASVVSILLTVPILLGLAHISGIDLFLDFNPLQIGALIMTIILAWKSTEEGQTNYFEGLSHLMFFVCYAIIAAYY, encoded by the coding sequence ATGGACACAACTGACACACGCTTAGAAGAATTTATAGAAGACTATTGGGATATTATCGTGGGGATGATCGCCATAGTGGCAGCGATCATTTTTCATCAACATGGAAATGGTTACCTGTCTACTGCTTTTGCAGCATTGGGTATTGCAACGCTTTCACTCACTGTATCAGAAGTGGCTGAAATACTTTCTCAGAGACTTGAAGAACCCTATGCAAGTTTTGTCCTGACCTTCAGTGCCGTCATCGTTGAGATCATTCTTCTGTATATCATCCTACTCCAAGCATTGTATGATCCAAAAGTCATAGAGACCGTCAAAGGCGGTATTATTTCGGCTGTGATCGTCGACATGAATGTACTTTTGGGTCTTGCCGTATTTATCGGTGGGTTGAAATTTACCGAACAGGAACATAACAAAGAGACTTCCAGTACCTATACTACCATACTGTTGGTGACAGCCCTTGCACTGCTTGTACCTAGCCTACTAAACCAGACTGACCATAACCCAAAAGTACTCAAAGAGGTAAGTATGATCATTGCGGTAGCCTTGATGTTCTTTTATATCATCATTTTTATTTTTCAGACAAGAACCCATACACACTTCTTCAAGGCAACAGCAAGAAGCAGGATGTTCAGACTGAGAAAACGGAAAGAGGAAGGGAAAGAGGAAGAGGTAGAGAGCAGTGTCTATATTTTTGAAAGATTTAATAATAGTGGAAATTTCATTACCATCTTTGTGCTGATCGCTATCATTTCTGTCGGTGCAGAGATGTTTGCAACCGATGGTATCAAGATGGCAAAAGATTTTGGGATATCTGCCGGACTGGCCGGTTTGATCATTGCGATCATTGCAGTTGCTCCTGAAATAGCTACCGCTGTCAAAGCAGCCAAAAATGACCAGATCCAAAGAGTGGTCAATATTGCCATGGGTGCCTCTGTGGTCTCGATCCTGCTTACGGTACCCATTTTACTCGGACTGGCCCACATCAGCGGGATCGATCTTTTTCTTGATTTTAATCCCCTGCAGATCGGTGCACTGATCATGACCATTATTCTGGCATGGAAAAGTACAGAAGAGGGACAGACCAACTACTTCGAAGGATTATCCCACCTGATGTTCTTTGTCTGTTATGCGATCATTGCAGCCTATTACTAG
- the ppsA gene encoding phosphoenolpyruvate synthase, with amino-acid sequence MSQYIKWFNELAIEDVDLVGGKNASLGEMYQNLTQEGIRIPNGFAITADAYRFVLDSNDVWGKLHTQLDDLDPDDVTQLQERGKRCREIIHNCTLPDEMIDQIDQAYQALKEEYGEDVSLAVRSSATAEDSPEASFAGQNESYLNIQGLDALLDAYKRCLASNFTDRSIHYKFVHGFDNMKVYLSVVVMKMVRSDIGESGVMFSIDSETGFKDVVFINAAYGLGENIVQGSIAPDSFYVHKPTFKKGYCAVLRRKLGSKALKMIFSESINQDNLSVEYTKNIDTPKEEKEKFCINDEDVLLLAEYAIKIEEHYSKQAGYQKPMDMEWAKDGVDGEIYIVQARPETVESRRETRHLEMYRLKEQSKVLLTGQAVGTKIGAGKVCKIVDPSNLDDFKAGDVLVAETTSPDWEPVMKIASAIVTNTGGRTCHAAIVSRELGKPAIVGVENAVEMLEDGQEITVSCAEGETGFVHEGILDFEITKTDLSTLPKTKTQIMMNLGNPDMAFTLASLPVDGIGLARMEFIINTSIKVHPMALIHPEKIDETTDRKIGQLTAAYDNPQSYFVKVLSEGVASIASSVYPHPCVVRMSDFKSNEYASLLGGEFFELDEANPMIGFRGASRYTHPNYEEGFALECAAMKHVREEMGFDNVILMIPFCRRVEEGKRVLDAMEKYGLKRGENGLKVYVMCEIPNNVIQIDAFCTLFDGISIGSNDLTQLTLGVDRDSEVVAFDYDERDPGVMKMIEMAVEGATRNHRHSGICGQGPSDYPEMAEALVKMGIESISLNPDTVLQTISHISELESKHL; translated from the coding sequence ATGTCTCAGTATATTAAATGGTTTAATGAACTTGCTATAGAAGATGTTGACCTGGTCGGTGGTAAAAATGCCTCACTCGGTGAGATGTATCAAAACCTAACGCAGGAAGGTATCCGAATCCCTAATGGGTTTGCGATCACTGCGGATGCCTATCGTTTTGTGCTTGACAGTAATGACGTCTGGGGAAAACTGCATACGCAACTGGATGATCTTGACCCCGATGATGTCACTCAGTTACAGGAAAGAGGAAAGCGCTGTCGCGAGATCATCCATAACTGCACACTACCCGATGAGATGATAGATCAGATAGATCAAGCGTATCAAGCACTAAAAGAAGAATATGGCGAGGATGTAAGTCTCGCAGTAAGAAGCTCTGCAACCGCCGAAGACTCTCCGGAAGCATCCTTTGCCGGACAAAATGAAAGTTATCTGAACATTCAAGGGTTGGATGCCCTGTTGGATGCTTATAAGCGCTGTCTGGCTTCAAATTTTACAGACCGTTCCATACATTACAAATTTGTCCATGGATTTGATAATATGAAAGTCTATCTGAGCGTCGTTGTAATGAAAATGGTAAGAAGTGACATTGGTGAGAGCGGGGTCATGTTCTCTATTGATTCCGAGACAGGGTTTAAAGATGTTGTTTTTATCAATGCTGCGTACGGTTTGGGAGAGAACATTGTACAGGGGAGTATTGCTCCGGACAGTTTTTATGTCCATAAACCCACATTTAAAAAAGGGTATTGTGCCGTCTTAAGAAGAAAACTTGGCTCTAAAGCACTCAAAATGATCTTCTCAGAGAGTATCAACCAGGATAATCTTTCCGTTGAGTATACGAAGAATATAGATACCCCTAAAGAAGAAAAAGAGAAGTTCTGCATTAATGATGAGGATGTGCTGCTTCTGGCTGAGTATGCCATCAAAATCGAAGAACACTACTCGAAACAGGCAGGATATCAGAAACCGATGGATATGGAGTGGGCAAAAGACGGTGTGGATGGAGAGATCTACATCGTGCAGGCACGTCCGGAAACGGTGGAATCCAGAAGAGAAACCCGACATCTTGAAATGTACCGATTAAAAGAACAGAGTAAAGTGTTACTTACAGGTCAAGCTGTGGGTACGAAAATAGGTGCGGGAAAAGTATGTAAGATCGTTGATCCGAGTAACCTGGATGATTTTAAAGCTGGTGATGTACTAGTGGCAGAAACGACCAGTCCTGATTGGGAACCTGTGATGAAGATCGCCTCGGCAATTGTGACGAATACTGGAGGAAGAACCTGTCATGCAGCCATTGTTTCAAGAGAGTTGGGGAAACCAGCTATTGTCGGTGTCGAAAATGCTGTTGAAATGTTAGAAGACGGTCAAGAGATCACTGTAAGCTGTGCGGAGGGTGAAACCGGGTTTGTGCATGAAGGTATTTTAGATTTTGAGATCACTAAAACAGATCTTAGTACTCTACCTAAGACCAAGACACAGATCATGATGAATCTTGGGAACCCGGATATGGCATTTACATTGGCCTCACTTCCTGTCGATGGTATAGGACTGGCACGTATGGAGTTTATTATCAATACCTCCATCAAAGTACATCCGATGGCACTGATCCACCCTGAAAAGATCGATGAGACTACAGATAGAAAGATCGGTCAGCTTACAGCTGCCTATGACAATCCTCAATCCTATTTTGTCAAAGTCCTCTCCGAAGGGGTTGCCAGTATTGCATCCTCAGTCTATCCTCACCCTTGTGTAGTAAGGATGAGCGATTTTAAATCGAATGAATACGCTTCATTGCTTGGTGGAGAGTTCTTTGAACTGGATGAAGCCAATCCTATGATCGGTTTCCGCGGTGCTTCACGCTATACCCACCCAAACTATGAAGAAGGGTTTGCACTGGAATGTGCAGCAATGAAACATGTCAGAGAAGAGATGGGGTTTGATAATGTCATTTTGATGATACCGTTTTGTCGTAGAGTAGAAGAGGGGAAGAGAGTATTGGATGCTATGGAGAAATACGGTCTAAAGAGGGGTGAGAACGGTTTAAAGGTCTATGTTATGTGTGAGATACCGAATAATGTGATACAGATCGATGCATTCTGTACGCTTTTTGATGGGATAAGCATAGGTTCCAATGACCTGACCCAATTGACACTTGGGGTGGATAGAGATTCTGAAGTCGTTGCCTTTGATTATGATGAACGCGACCCTGGTGTGATGAAGATGATAGAAATGGCAGTGGAGGGTGCAACACGCAATCACAGACACAGCGGCATCTGCGGACAAGGACCTTCGGATTACCCTGAGATGGCAGAAGCTTTGGTCAAAATGGGTATAGAGTCCATCAGTTTGAATCCTGATACAGTGTTACAGACGATCTCTCACATCAGTGAACTGGAATCAAAACACCTCTAG
- a CDS encoding TIGR01777 family oxidoreductase: MKKIAIIGANGYIGMYMQSFFKAEGYTVFPLGRKDIEKNIPEITKVLEGVDIIINLAGAPIIHRWNDAYKKVLYDSRIITTKKIVTAMSNMKKKPELFISTSAIGIYATNGPMSESNYTYSDNFLAKICKDWEAEAQRADAFTRVVIFRFGVVLGKGGGALSKMLPSFKLGIAGTIGDGSEPFSWIHISDLLNAYMFVFSHNDLKGTFNLSSPNPVTNKVLTKTLGKILHRPTVIPLPKFVLRFLYSEGATVLTEGQRVIPERLLERHFVFKYPTIEEALREVLD, translated from the coding sequence ATGAAAAAAATAGCAATTATCGGGGCTAACGGCTACATAGGGATGTATATGCAATCGTTTTTCAAGGCAGAAGGCTATACTGTGTTTCCTTTAGGAAGAAAAGATATCGAAAAGAATATACCAGAGATCACCAAAGTACTAGAAGGAGTAGACATCATCATCAATCTCGCCGGTGCACCGATCATCCACAGGTGGAATGATGCCTATAAAAAAGTCCTATATGACAGTAGGATCATCACGACCAAGAAGATCGTGACGGCTATGTCAAACATGAAAAAGAAACCGGAACTTTTTATCTCTACCTCTGCCATCGGTATTTATGCTACGAACGGTCCCATGAGTGAATCAAACTATACCTACTCGGATAATTTTTTAGCGAAGATCTGTAAAGATTGGGAAGCTGAAGCTCAACGTGCAGATGCATTTACCAGGGTGGTTATTTTTCGTTTCGGTGTTGTACTGGGCAAAGGAGGCGGTGCACTCTCTAAAATGCTGCCATCTTTCAAATTAGGTATTGCTGGGACCATTGGAGATGGTAGTGAGCCATTTAGCTGGATACACATATCTGATCTTCTCAATGCTTATATGTTCGTATTCAGTCACAATGACTTAAAAGGTACTTTCAATCTCTCCTCACCAAATCCTGTCACGAACAAAGTGCTCACGAAAACACTTGGGAAAATATTGCATAGGCCCACAGTGATACCCTTACCAAAATTTGTCCTGAGATTTCTCTATTCAGAAGGTGCAACGGTACTGACCGAAGGACAACGTGTTATCCCTGAAAGATTATTAGAACGTCACTTCGTCTTCAAATACCCAACCATAGAAGAGGCGCTTAGAGAAGTATTGGATTAG
- a CDS encoding endonuclease/exonuclease/phosphatase family protein: MLNELKSLIIKPSLYHHSYSHTVCDDTVPNEFSVLCWNVHKNNDTFSFSNYIEEFSKKKPVDFYLFQEADFKHNTELNLPSLTFNAAANLEKGSTFYGVLTASRCKTEYSKPFLSHGKELMFGPRKSLLLTKHAFEDGSPLLILNLHAINFRENRHYYKEIDNIMHIIDDYDGAMIIAGDFNSWNQRRMKFLHTKMKELYFTPVPFSKSDRVKSFMRNHLDFIFYRGIELLEHSIERNHKLSDHHPLFARFAKYK; encoded by the coding sequence ATGTTGAACGAATTAAAATCCCTGATCATAAAACCTTCTCTATATCATCACAGTTATTCTCATACCGTGTGTGATGATACCGTTCCAAATGAGTTCAGTGTGCTTTGCTGGAATGTGCATAAGAACAATGATACCTTTTCCTTCAGTAACTATATAGAAGAATTTTCCAAAAAAAAACCGGTTGACTTCTATCTATTCCAGGAAGCTGATTTTAAACACAATACGGAACTCAATCTTCCAAGCCTCACATTCAATGCTGCAGCAAATCTGGAAAAAGGTTCTACATTTTACGGAGTTCTGACAGCAAGCAGATGTAAAACAGAGTACAGCAAGCCTTTTCTGTCACATGGCAAGGAGCTCATGTTCGGTCCCCGTAAAAGCCTGCTTTTGACGAAACACGCTTTTGAAGACGGTTCACCCTTATTGATCTTAAATCTTCATGCAATCAATTTCAGAGAAAACAGACACTACTACAAAGAGATAGACAACATCATGCATATCATTGACGATTATGATGGTGCCATGATCATCGCAGGTGACTTCAACTCTTGGAATCAAAGAAGAATGAAATTCCTTCATACCAAAATGAAAGAGCTGTATTTTACCCCTGTACCTTTTTCAAAAAGTGACAGGGTGAAGTCTTTTATGAGAAATCATTTGGATTTTATTTTTTACAGAGGTATTGAACTTCTTGAACACAGTATAGAAAGAAACCATAAGCTCTCTGATCACCATCCTCTATTTGCCAGGTTCGCCAAGTATAAGTAA
- a CDS encoding MerR family transcriptional regulator — protein sequence MEYKISELVAKTGVPKSTILYYIREGLLPEANKIKSNVHRYNDQHIELIRYIKYMQEEIGSSNEQIRFALQNQNQSLSTSATMLQPLMNTLSDIPTDAKHFTKDEFIEHYNVDATLLETLLDDGVVLPLHEDDYTDREASIIKLVIYFKEVGVDYSVLKAYVEHAKVLSELEYQMQAKLCSVRGEENFSTLWKIMFETLFNAKPYLFNRNTYQVLLHAVKSEVKQ from the coding sequence ATGGAATATAAAATATCTGAACTTGTTGCAAAGACAGGTGTCCCTAAATCAACCATTTTGTATTATATTAGAGAGGGCTTGCTTCCGGAAGCCAATAAGATCAAATCCAATGTGCATCGATACAATGATCAACATATAGAACTTATACGGTATATCAAATATATGCAAGAAGAGATAGGCAGCAGCAATGAACAGATCAGATTCGCACTGCAGAATCAAAATCAGTCTCTTTCCACGTCAGCAACCATGTTACAGCCATTGATGAATACACTCAGTGATATCCCTACAGATGCGAAACATTTTACCAAAGATGAGTTTATTGAACATTACAATGTAGATGCAACGCTCTTAGAGACGCTTTTAGACGATGGTGTCGTGTTACCTCTACATGAAGATGATTATACAGACAGAGAGGCGAGTATAATCAAGCTAGTGATCTATTTTAAAGAAGTAGGTGTAGATTACAGTGTTTTAAAAGCATATGTAGAGCATGCCAAGGTACTCAGTGAACTTGAGTATCAAATGCAGGCCAAACTTTGCAGTGTACGTGGTGAGGAGAACTTCTCAACACTTTGGAAGATCATGTTTGAAACATTATTTAATGCAAAACCCTATCTTTTTAACCGTAATACCTACCAGGTTTTACTTCATGCAGTCAAGAGTGAGGTGAAACAATAA
- a CDS encoding carboxymuconolactone decarboxylase family protein — translation MAHIQLSEFEDMSPEIQKRAQPILEKTGQLGDIFKLLALDEKVYFATDGMIQRYLLDETTLSYDTKESIALLISLENGCKMCVDVHKGIAKMLGMSEARIEEVLHGVDTMNVPESEKALLNFCIKASGKENYKILKSEIDTLKAYGYSDIQILEAVSITGYFNYINTLSNVFGLGQS, via the coding sequence ATGGCACACATACAATTATCCGAATTTGAAGATATGTCTCCGGAGATTCAAAAAAGAGCACAACCTATACTGGAGAAGACAGGACAGCTGGGTGATATATTTAAACTCTTGGCTTTAGATGAAAAGGTCTATTTTGCAACAGATGGAATGATTCAGAGATACCTGTTGGATGAGACAACACTCTCTTATGATACGAAAGAATCCATTGCCCTGCTCATCTCTTTAGAGAATGGCTGTAAAATGTGTGTAGATGTACATAAAGGTATTGCGAAAATGCTTGGTATGTCTGAAGCACGTATTGAAGAGGTGCTTCATGGCGTAGATACTATGAATGTTCCAGAAAGTGAGAAAGCCTTATTGAACTTTTGTATCAAAGCCTCAGGAAAAGAAAACTATAAAATTCTTAAATCAGAAATAGATACACTGAAGGCATATGGATACAGCGATATACAGATCCTTGAAGCTGTTTCAATTACGGGTTATTTTAACTATATTAATACCCTTTCAAATGTATTTGGGTTAGGACAGTCATGA
- a CDS encoding thioredoxin family protein, which translates to MKLKKILLLVFCTNILLNASTIFTLSGVNKVYLVVEISGKTIPKSYKSMIMESLQNMTDDLKIDTKGYDPRSLAVLVNETKFNESILINIQLIIGEEVKRLDNNEKTFALTYQDMGHFVLKDGDDPEDAFEDTLDTMLLKFSEQYLEENKKISKVAIDEQHFASEMGYETNYEEALKKAQKIKKNVMLVLVSNFCPWCRKFEQRVLLKDEINSIIQQNYIPLILNKEKDPFPKEFDIGFTPIIHFIDHKTQKSYKHVIGYNNKDEFTYILRSDHLAK; encoded by the coding sequence ATGAAATTAAAAAAAATCCTTCTCTTGGTATTTTGTACCAATATCCTATTAAACGCATCAACGATATTTACATTATCGGGTGTCAACAAAGTCTATTTGGTGGTGGAGATCTCCGGCAAGACTATTCCAAAATCATATAAAAGTATGATCATGGAAAGCCTACAGAACATGACCGATGATCTTAAGATCGACACCAAAGGTTATGATCCAAGATCTTTGGCTGTACTGGTCAATGAGACAAAGTTCAATGAGAGTATCCTGATCAATATTCAACTGATCATTGGTGAAGAGGTCAAACGTTTAGACAACAATGAAAAAACATTTGCACTGACCTATCAGGATATGGGGCACTTTGTACTGAAAGATGGTGATGACCCCGAAGATGCCTTTGAAGACACTCTAGATACAATGCTTTTAAAATTTTCTGAACAATATCTCGAAGAGAATAAAAAGATCTCAAAAGTAGCTATAGATGAACAACACTTTGCTTCTGAGATGGGTTATGAAACCAATTATGAAGAAGCCCTCAAAAAAGCTCAAAAAATAAAGAAAAATGTCATGCTTGTACTGGTATCAAATTTCTGTCCATGGTGTCGGAAATTTGAACAAAGGGTGCTGCTTAAAGATGAGATTAATAGTATCATACAGCAAAACTATATTCCTCTGATTCTCAATAAAGAGAAAGATCCGTTTCCAAAAGAGTTTGATATCGGTTTCACACCTATTATTCACTTTATAGACCATAAGACACAAAAGAGCTATAAACATGTCATAGGTTACAACAATAAGGATGAATTCACTTACATACTAAGATCGGACCATCTAGCAAAATAA